Proteins encoded in a region of the bacterium genome:
- a CDS encoding cysteine desulfurase, producing MNDIYLDNATTTQMDPWVLEEMKPLLVEEYAAPSGHFGHQASLESKDRLERARAAIAESINAEPGEIILTSGGTESNNLALQGYLKNHKKPARVVTSAVEHESVLNTLRNLVKDGVELVIAGVDKDGRVKLDELDKALVPGTALCSVQHVNHEVGVIQPLEEIGKLCKERGVILHSDAVQGWGKVPLNVKDMNLSLVSLSGHKIHGPKGIGALYRRKGIKLSPVLFGGYNEFELRPGIENVAGAAGMAKAISMIKPEQVAYIDSLRRRLWQGIEEEIPWVHLNGSLEQGAPHILNVTFDFIEGESILLHLDMRGIAVATGSACFSKALEASYILLAMGRPHEQAHGSMRFSFSRFNTQDEITKTLKELKEVVSDLRKLSPLTPVTPPVTPSVTPETPETLETPGAPDKEA from the coding sequence AGGAGATGAAACCGCTTCTTGTGGAAGAGTATGCGGCTCCGTCTGGCCATTTCGGGCATCAGGCTTCACTCGAATCCAAAGACAGGCTTGAGCGTGCACGAGCTGCAATAGCCGAGTCGATAAACGCCGAGCCCGGTGAGATAATTCTTACTTCCGGCGGAACGGAATCGAACAATCTGGCATTGCAGGGATATTTGAAAAATCATAAAAAACCCGCCCGCGTTGTGACCTCCGCAGTAGAGCATGAATCCGTTCTCAATACGCTCCGCAATCTTGTTAAAGATGGGGTAGAACTCGTAATTGCAGGCGTGGATAAAGATGGCCGGGTAAAGCTCGATGAACTTGATAAAGCGCTGGTTCCAGGAACCGCTCTATGTTCTGTTCAGCATGTAAACCATGAAGTCGGGGTAATCCAGCCGCTTGAAGAGATTGGCAAACTATGCAAAGAGCGGGGCGTCATCCTTCACTCTGATGCCGTGCAGGGCTGGGGCAAGGTTCCTCTAAACGTAAAAGATATGAATCTGTCCCTCGTTTCCCTTTCCGGTCATAAGATACACGGGCCAAAGGGGATTGGCGCGCTTTATCGTCGCAAAGGGATAAAGCTCTCGCCTGTACTTTTCGGCGGCTACAACGAGTTCGAGTTAAGGCCGGGTATTGAGAATGTTGCTGGAGCTGCAGGGATGGCAAAGGCTATCTCAATGATAAAGCCCGAACAAGTAGCATACATAGATTCACTCCGGCGCAGACTATGGCAAGGCATCGAAGAAGAGATACCGTGGGTGCATCTCAACGGTTCTCTGGAACAAGGCGCCCCTCATATCCTGAACGTTACTTTCGATTTCATCGAGGGCGAATCGATACTCCTTCATCTCGATATGCGGGGTATAGCCGTTGCCACAGGCTCCGCCTGCTTCTCCAAGGCGCTTGAGGCATCCTACATCCTCCTGGCAATGGGCAGACCGCACGAGCAGGCGCACGGCTCTATGCGCTTCAGCTTCTCGCGATTCAATACACAGGACGAAATCACTAAGACATTGAAGGAGTTAAAGGAAGTGGTTTCCGATTTAAGAAAACTCTCACCTCTAACACCCGTAACACCTCCCGTAACACCCTCCGTAACACCTGAAACACCTGAAACACTCGAAACACCCGGTGCACCCGATAAGGAGGCATGA
- a CDS encoding DUF59 domain-containing protein: MALPYSKKVIEHFKNPHNVGEIKDADATAMEGSPACGDMLKLSLKVDEKTHIITDIKFESFGCASNIATGSILTEMVKGKTIEEAEKVGWKEAADELDGLPPVKMHCAVLAVDALRSAIDQWKEKHGLAEKIPTTPDVLLRKLRNVLNPLTGASIVRMQLLRDFDVKDGVITIDLDLTREHKFASHIAEEIHEKLDHLWDIKEVVINFVGESE; the protein is encoded by the coding sequence ATGGCTTTGCCGTATTCAAAGAAAGTCATAGAACATTTCAAGAATCCTCATAACGTAGGCGAGATTAAGGACGCGGACGCTACGGCAATGGAGGGAAGTCCTGCCTGCGGCGATATGCTCAAACTCTCCCTTAAGGTCGACGAGAAAACCCATATCATAACCGACATCAAATTCGAGAGTTTCGGATGCGCCTCGAACATAGCCACAGGCTCCATCCTGACCGAAATGGTAAAAGGGAAAACCATTGAGGAAGCCGAGAAAGTTGGCTGGAAGGAGGCTGCAGATGAGCTTGACGGTCTGCCGCCCGTCAAGATGCACTGCGCCGTCCTCGCAGTCGACGCGCTTCGCTCAGCCATCGACCAGTGGAAGGAAAAGCATGGACTCGCGGAAAAGATTCCTACCACGCCGGACGTCCTCCTGCGCAAACTTAGAAACGTACTTAACCCTCTCACCGGCGCCTCCATAGTCCGCATGCAGCTTTTAAGGGACTTCGACGTTAAGGACGGCGTCATCACTATAGACCTCGATCTTACCCGCGAGCACAAGTTCGCCTCCCATATCGCGGAGGAGATTCACGAAAAGCTCGACCACCTCTGGGATATCAAGGAAGTGGTTATCAACTTCGTAGGCGAATCTGAATAG